From Toxotes jaculatrix isolate fToxJac2 chromosome 1, fToxJac2.pri, whole genome shotgun sequence, a single genomic window includes:
- the LOC121184830 gene encoding UDP-glucuronosyltransferase 2A1-like isoform X1, whose amino-acid sequence MIFCLASIISLLAVITPATHGGKVLVFPHEGSHWVNMKVLVEALHSRGHTVTVIRVADSWYLSETSPYYNTVTVDIAGGGNEDFYRLFVSEVIKINRNKGSTWTRFALDMELKDKFSEVHKKVCEVVVYMIENKELMKSLQDAKYDVVLTDPANGGGVMLAHYLGLPLVFNARWTVHGEAHFAIAPSPLSYVPLPPSELTDQMTFFERVKNMLFYSMRMHLYKQVVGPHYSALSNHYFGPDVDYFSLFQAADLWLMRVDFVFEFPRPTMPNVIYMGGFQCKPAKPLPQHLEDFVQSSGEHGVILMSLGTLIGELPHDLADEIAAAFAKLPQKVIWRHKGDRPTTLGNNTLLVDWMPQNDLLGHPKIKLFVAHGGTNGVQEAIYHGVPILGLPLIFDQRDNLVRIEARGAGKIIDIFTMNEDIFFQGVQEVLNEPSYIMNMQRLSRLHRDQPMKPLDTALFWIEFVMRHKGAAHLRTESYKMPWYSYHSVDVMLILAGVVLIILGTFAALIRCLCSKLCLRTKDKYDLKKLK is encoded by the exons ATGATTTTTTGTTTGGCTTCCATCATCTCTCTTTTGGCTGTCATTACTCCAGCTACCCATGGTGGGAAAGTTCTGGTGTTTCCACATGAGGGCAGCCACTGGGTGAACATGAAGGTACTTGTTGAGGCGCTGCATTCAAGGGGACACACTGTGACGGTTATTCGAGTTGCAGACAGCTGGTACCTCAGTGAAACTTCTCCATATTACAATACTGTCACAGTGGATATTGCCGGTGGTGGAAATGAGGATTTTTATCgtctttttgtctctgaagTTATTAAAATTAATCGGAACAAGGGATCTACGTGGACCCGTTTTGCTTTAGACATGGAGTTAAAAGACAAGTTCTCTGAAGTACACAAGAAAGTATGTGAAGTGGTTGTGTACATGATTGAAAATAAAGAGTTAATGAAGTCTTTGCAAGACGCCAAGTATGATGTGGTTTTGACAGACCCTGCTAACGGAGGAGGAGTTATGCTGGCTCACTACCTTGGATTGCCGTTGGTGTTTAATGCTCGATGGACTGTTCATGGAGAGGCCCATTTTGCTATTGCACCCTCTCCACTTTCCTATGTCCCACTTCCACCTTCAGAATTAACGGATCAAATGACTTTCTTTGAGAGGGtcaaaaacatgttgttttacTCCATGAGAATGCATTTGTACAAACAGGTAGTTGGACCACATTATTCTGCATTGTCCAACCACTACTTTG GTCCAGATGTAGACTACTTCTCCCTGTTCCAAGCAGCAGACCTGTGGCTGATGAGAGTGGACTTTGTGTTTGAGTTCCCTCGTCCCACCATGCCTAATGTTATCTATATGGGAGGCTTCCAGTGTAAACCTGCAAAACCTCTGCCTCAACACCTGGAGGATTTTGTGCAGAGCTCTGGAGAACATGGAGTCATCCTCATGTCTCTGGGGACTTTGATTGGAGAGCTTCCCCATGACTTGGCAGATGAGATCGCTGCAGCTTTTGCTAAATTACCTCAGAAAGTCATCTGGAGGCACAAAGGTGACAGACCAACCACTCTGGGCAACAATACTTTACTAGTCGACTGGATGCCACAGAATGACCTTTTAGGACACCCTAAGATTAAACTATTTGTGGCTCATGGGGGAACAAATGGAGTTCAAGAGGCAATCTACCATGGTGTTCCCATACTAGGACTTCCACTGATTTTTGATCAACGCGATAATCTAGTCAGAATTGAAGCCAGAGGAGCAGGGAAGATAATTGATATTTTCACTATGAATGAAGACATCTTCTTTCAGGGTGTTCAGGAAGTCCTGAATGAGCCCTCCTACATCATGAACATGCAGAGACTCTCCCGGCTGCACAGAGATCAGCCAATGAAGCCACTGGACACCGCCCTCTTCTGGATAGAGTTTGTCATGAGACACAAAGGTGCAGCTCACCTGAGAACAGAGTCCTACAAAATGCCCTGGTATTCCTACCACTCCGTGGATGTCATGCTAATCTTAGCAGGAGTTGTGCTGATTATTCTGGGCACCTTTGCAGCCTTAATAAGGTGTTTATGCTCTAAACTCTGTCTGAGAACAAAGGATAAATACGatttaaaaaagttaaagtag
- the LOC121184830 gene encoding UDP-glucuronosyltransferase 2B13-like isoform X2 produces MNWPWVWITACLLGPAVVSGGKILVFPVDGSHWVNMKVIIEELHLRGHQVSVVRSSNSWYIKESSPFYTSVTLDMDSGFDEEFITMFVAQLLQIQREGKSFWTRFKLEMEQAQKASEMNEKTCKMLEMLFEDKDLVQSLRDAKYDLVLTDPAIPGGVILAHYLRLPLVFNVRWTSHGEGHFSIAPSPLSYVPMTGTELSDKMSFLERLFNVMIFGFTEFQIAQFIVPYYVGLIKKYLGPDVDYFSLFQAADLWLMRVDFVFEFPRPTMPNVIYMGGFQCKPAKPLPQHLEDFVQSSGEHGVILMSLGTLIGELPHDLADEIAAAFAKLPQKVIWRHKGDRPTTLGNNTLLVDWMPQNDLLGHPKIKLFVAHGGTNGVQEAIYHGVPILGLPLIFDQRDNLVRIEARGAGKIIDIFTMNEDIFFQGVQEVLNEPSYIMNMQRLSRLHRDQPMKPLDTALFWIEFVMRHKGAAHLRTESYKMPWYSYHSVDVMLILAGVVLIILGTFAALIRCLCSKLCLRTKDKYDLKKLK; encoded by the coding sequence atgaattggCCTTGGGTCTGGATCACTGCCTGCTTGCTCGGTCCAGCTGTGGTTTCTGGTGGGAAAATACTTGTTTTTCCAGTGGATGGGAGCCACTGGGTGAACATGAAAGTCATTATAGAGGAACTACACTTAAGGGGCCACCAGGTTTCTGTTGTGAGATCATCAAACAGCTGGTATATCAAGGAAAGCTCCCCGTTCTATACTTCAGTTACTCTTGATATGGATTCTGGATTTGATGAAGAATTTATAACTATGTTTGTGGCCCAGTTGCTGCAAATACAGAGGGAAGGGAAGTCTTTCTGGACACGTTTTAAACTGGAAATGGAACAAGCACAAAAGGCCTCTGAGATGAATGAGAAAACTTGCAAAATGCTGGAGATGCTTTTTGAAGACAAAGATCTGGTACAGTCACTACGGGATGCCAAGTATGACCTTGTCCTCACAGACCCTGCAATACCAGGGGGTGTTATACTAGCCCACTACCTCAGGTTGCCTCTTGTTTTCAATGTCAGATGGACTAGTCATGGTGAAGGCCATTTTTCTATTgcaccttctcctctttcttatgtTCCAATGACAGGGACCGAGCTATCAGATAAAATGAGCTTTCTTGAGAGACTTTTTAACGTCATGATTTTTGGCTTTACAGAGTTTCAAATTGCACAGTTTATTGTACCATATTATGTTGGCTTGATAAAGAAATATTTAGGTCCAGATGTAGACTACTTCTCCCTGTTCCAAGCAGCAGACCTGTGGCTGATGAGAGTGGACTTTGTGTTTGAGTTCCCTCGTCCCACCATGCCTAATGTTATCTATATGGGAGGCTTCCAGTGTAAACCTGCAAAACCTCTGCCTCAACACCTGGAGGATTTTGTGCAGAGCTCTGGAGAACATGGAGTCATCCTCATGTCTCTGGGGACTTTGATTGGAGAGCTTCCCCATGACTTGGCAGATGAGATCGCTGCAGCTTTTGCTAAATTACCTCAGAAAGTCATCTGGAGGCACAAAGGTGACAGACCAACCACTCTGGGCAACAATACTTTACTAGTCGACTGGATGCCACAGAATGACCTTTTAGGACACCCTAAGATTAAACTATTTGTGGCTCATGGGGGAACAAATGGAGTTCAAGAGGCAATCTACCATGGTGTTCCCATACTAGGACTTCCACTGATTTTTGATCAACGCGATAATCTAGTCAGAATTGAAGCCAGAGGAGCAGGGAAGATAATTGATATTTTCACTATGAATGAAGACATCTTCTTTCAGGGTGTTCAGGAAGTCCTGAATGAGCCCTCCTACATCATGAACATGCAGAGACTCTCCCGGCTGCACAGAGATCAGCCAATGAAGCCACTGGACACCGCCCTCTTCTGGATAGAGTTTGTCATGAGACACAAAGGTGCAGCTCACCTGAGAACAGAGTCCTACAAAATGCCCTGGTATTCCTACCACTCCGTGGATGTCATGCTAATCTTAGCAGGAGTTGTGCTGATTATTCTGGGCACCTTTGCAGCCTTAATAAGGTGTTTATGCTCTAAACTCTGTCTGAGAACAAAGGATAAATACGatttaaaaaagttaaagtag
- the LOC121183558 gene encoding UDP-glucuronosyltransferase 2C1-like isoform X1, giving the protein MSCRTFRVKMRLICGCSALLLLMAIPRACQAGNILVFPTDGSHWLNMDILLQALHSRGHNITILRSSKSWYIKESSSHYNTITVPVERSIDQTFVTQILFKVIEFERGALPLTSFLPMTLEMFGAMVEAHKTVGEYVSAMLGDRELMRTMVDSKFDLVLTDPCWGGGIILAKYLNLPLVYNVRWALATDGHLAFAPSPISYIPITGSGYTDQMTFFQRVKNVILHIITQMQDHLVAKLVYQDICDKHLGPDNNYNQLMLTADIWLMRVDFVFEFPRPTMPNVIYMGGFQCKPAKPLPQHLEDFVQSSGEHGVILMSLGTFVSELPADMTNEIAAAFAKLPQKVIWRYKGDRPTTLGNNTLLVDWMPQNDLLGHPKIKLFVAHGGTNGVQEAIYHGVPVVGLPLFFDQYDNLIRLKERGGAKILTINMVERDNFLKAIQEVLNEPSYTMNMQRLSRLHRDQPMKPLDTALFWIEFVMRHKGAAHLRTESYKMPWYSYYSVDVIVFLLTIALLFFLFFVGLLWSCFRLCLKRKMKSD; this is encoded by the exons ATGTCCTGTCGTACTTTTAGAGTGAAG atgaGGCTGATCTGTGGCTGTAGTGCTTTGCTGCTGCTCATGGCCATTCCCAGAGCCTGCCAAGCTGGGAACATCTTGGTCTTCCCAACTGATGGCAGCCACTGGTTAAACATGGATATTCTACTTCAAGCTCTGCACTCAAGAGGACACAATATTACTATTCTGCGCTCCAGCAAAAGCTGGTACATCAAGGAGAGCTCCTCTCATTACAACACCATCACAGTTCCGGTAGAGAGGAGCATAGATCAGACGTTTGTCACACAAATCTTATTTAAGGTCATTGAGTTTGAAAGGGGGGCTCTCCCCTTGACAAGTTTTCTCCCCATGACTCTGGAAATGTTTGGCGCAATGGTTGAAGCTCACAAAACCGTGGGTGAATATGTATCAGCAATGCTAGGTGACAGGGAGCTGATGAGAACAATGGTGGACAGCAAGTTTGACCTGGTACTCACTGACCCCTGCTGGGGAGGTGGGATAATTTTAGCAAAATATTTAAACCTTCCACTGGTTTATAATGTTCGCTGGGCTCTGGCTACAGACGGTCATCTTGCTTTTGCTCCTTCACCAATATCATATATTCCTATAACAGGATCTGGCTACACTGATCAGATGACCTTTTTTCAAAGAGTTAAGAATGTGATTTTGCATATAATAACCCAAATGCAAGACCACCTGGTGGCTAAGCTAGTTTACCAGGATATATGTGACAAACATCTTGGGCCTGATAACAACTATAACCAGTTAATGCTTACTGCAGACATTTGGCTGATGAGAGTGGACTTTGTGTTTGAGTTCCCTCGTCCCACCATGCCTAATGTTATCTATATGGGAGGCTTCCAGTGTAAACCTGCAAAACCTCTGCCTCAACACCTGGAGGATTTTGTGCAGAGCTCTGGAGAACATGGAGTCATCCTCATGTCTCTGGGGACTTTTGTAAGCGAACTTCCTGCTGATATGACAAATGAGATCGCTGCAGCTTTTGCCAAATTACCTCAGAAAGTCATCTGGAGATATAAAGGTGACAGACCAACCACTCTGGGCAACAACACTTTACTAGTCGACTGGATGCCACAGAATGACCTTTTAGGACACCCTAAGATTAAACTATTTGTGGCTCATGGAGGAACAAATGGAGTTCAAGAAGCTATTTATCACGGAGTCCCAGTTGTGGGTCTACCTCTGTTTTTTGACCAGTATGACAACCTGAtaagactgaaagagagaggaggggctAAGATTCTAACCATTAATATGGTGGAGAGAGATAACTTCCTGAAGGCCATACAGGAAGTCCTGAATGAGCCCTCCTACACCATGAACATGCAGAGACTCTCCCGGCTGCACAGAGATCAGCCAATGAAGCCGCTGGACACCGCCCTCTTCTGGATAGAGTTTGTCATGAGACACAAAGGTGCAGCTCACCTGAGAACAGAGTCCTACAAAATGCCCTGGTATTCCTACTACTCTGTAGATGTCATAGTATTTTTGCTAACAATAGCactactttttttcttgttctttgttGGGTTATTGTGGTCGTGCTTCAGATTGtgcttgaaaagaaaaatgaaatctgaCTAA
- the LOC121183558 gene encoding UDP-glucuronosyltransferase 2C1-like isoform X2 yields MRLICGCSALLLLMAIPRACQAGNILVFPTDGSHWLNMDILLQALHSRGHNITILRSSKSWYIKESSSHYNTITVPVERSIDQTFVTQILFKVIEFERGALPLTSFLPMTLEMFGAMVEAHKTVGEYVSAMLGDRELMRTMVDSKFDLVLTDPCWGGGIILAKYLNLPLVYNVRWALATDGHLAFAPSPISYIPITGSGYTDQMTFFQRVKNVILHIITQMQDHLVAKLVYQDICDKHLGPDNNYNQLMLTADIWLMRVDFVFEFPRPTMPNVIYMGGFQCKPAKPLPQHLEDFVQSSGEHGVILMSLGTFVSELPADMTNEIAAAFAKLPQKVIWRYKGDRPTTLGNNTLLVDWMPQNDLLGHPKIKLFVAHGGTNGVQEAIYHGVPVVGLPLFFDQYDNLIRLKERGGAKILTINMVERDNFLKAIQEVLNEPSYTMNMQRLSRLHRDQPMKPLDTALFWIEFVMRHKGAAHLRTESYKMPWYSYYSVDVIVFLLTIALLFFLFFVGLLWSCFRLCLKRKMKSD; encoded by the coding sequence atgaGGCTGATCTGTGGCTGTAGTGCTTTGCTGCTGCTCATGGCCATTCCCAGAGCCTGCCAAGCTGGGAACATCTTGGTCTTCCCAACTGATGGCAGCCACTGGTTAAACATGGATATTCTACTTCAAGCTCTGCACTCAAGAGGACACAATATTACTATTCTGCGCTCCAGCAAAAGCTGGTACATCAAGGAGAGCTCCTCTCATTACAACACCATCACAGTTCCGGTAGAGAGGAGCATAGATCAGACGTTTGTCACACAAATCTTATTTAAGGTCATTGAGTTTGAAAGGGGGGCTCTCCCCTTGACAAGTTTTCTCCCCATGACTCTGGAAATGTTTGGCGCAATGGTTGAAGCTCACAAAACCGTGGGTGAATATGTATCAGCAATGCTAGGTGACAGGGAGCTGATGAGAACAATGGTGGACAGCAAGTTTGACCTGGTACTCACTGACCCCTGCTGGGGAGGTGGGATAATTTTAGCAAAATATTTAAACCTTCCACTGGTTTATAATGTTCGCTGGGCTCTGGCTACAGACGGTCATCTTGCTTTTGCTCCTTCACCAATATCATATATTCCTATAACAGGATCTGGCTACACTGATCAGATGACCTTTTTTCAAAGAGTTAAGAATGTGATTTTGCATATAATAACCCAAATGCAAGACCACCTGGTGGCTAAGCTAGTTTACCAGGATATATGTGACAAACATCTTGGGCCTGATAACAACTATAACCAGTTAATGCTTACTGCAGACATTTGGCTGATGAGAGTGGACTTTGTGTTTGAGTTCCCTCGTCCCACCATGCCTAATGTTATCTATATGGGAGGCTTCCAGTGTAAACCTGCAAAACCTCTGCCTCAACACCTGGAGGATTTTGTGCAGAGCTCTGGAGAACATGGAGTCATCCTCATGTCTCTGGGGACTTTTGTAAGCGAACTTCCTGCTGATATGACAAATGAGATCGCTGCAGCTTTTGCCAAATTACCTCAGAAAGTCATCTGGAGATATAAAGGTGACAGACCAACCACTCTGGGCAACAACACTTTACTAGTCGACTGGATGCCACAGAATGACCTTTTAGGACACCCTAAGATTAAACTATTTGTGGCTCATGGAGGAACAAATGGAGTTCAAGAAGCTATTTATCACGGAGTCCCAGTTGTGGGTCTACCTCTGTTTTTTGACCAGTATGACAACCTGAtaagactgaaagagagaggaggggctAAGATTCTAACCATTAATATGGTGGAGAGAGATAACTTCCTGAAGGCCATACAGGAAGTCCTGAATGAGCCCTCCTACACCATGAACATGCAGAGACTCTCCCGGCTGCACAGAGATCAGCCAATGAAGCCGCTGGACACCGCCCTCTTCTGGATAGAGTTTGTCATGAGACACAAAGGTGCAGCTCACCTGAGAACAGAGTCCTACAAAATGCCCTGGTATTCCTACTACTCTGTAGATGTCATAGTATTTTTGCTAACAATAGCactactttttttcttgttctttgttGGGTTATTGTGGTCGTGCTTCAGATTGtgcttgaaaagaaaaatgaaatctgaCTAA
- the chrna5 gene encoding neuronal acetylcholine receptor subunit alpha-5, which produces MMLRAGGAATSLTLLLLLLPLLCCCHLCHSLRVPKLSSYAKAEDKLFKYLFGNYQKWVRPVEYLNQTICVKFGLAISQLVDVDEKNQLMTTNVWMKQEWTDMKLRWNPDDYLGITTIRVPSDRLWLPDVVLYDNSDGRFEGTVTKAVVKYDGTISWTPPANYKSACTIDVTFFPFDLQNCSMKFGSWTYDGSQVDIILEDFHVDKQDYFDNGEWEIVKATGSRGLRTDGSSSYPTITYFFIIRRLPLFYTLFLIIPCIGLSFLTILVFYLPSNGGEKISLCTSVLVSLTVFLLVIEEIIPSSSKAIPLIGEYLVFTMIFVTLSIIITVFAINIHHRSSSTHHGMAPWVRKIFLHRLPKLLCMRSHVDRYATTGVARAGQVPGLGMMKDSAPELTPLLYTRRHLQAALDSIRYITMHVVKENEVREVVQDWKFVAQVLDRMFLWAFLLVSILGSALLFIPVIYKWANIIVPNHAGSTL; this is translated from the exons ATGATGCTGAGAGCAGGAGGGGCAGCCACCTctctcacactgctgctgctgctgctgccgttgctgtgctgctgccacCTGTGCCACTCACTGC GGGTTCCAAAGCTCTCGTCTTATGCAAAAGCAGAGGACAAGCTGTTCAAATACCTCTTTGGAAACTACCAGAAATGGGTTCGTCCTGTAGAATACCTAAACCAGACGATCTGTGTGAAATTTGGACTGGCCATCTCCCAGCTAGTTGATGTG GATGAGAAAAACCAGCTGATGACAACCAATGTGTGGATGAAACAG GAGTGGACTGACATGAAACTCAGATGGAACCCTGATGACTATCTGGGCATCACAACAATCCGAGTCCCCTCTGACAGACTCTGGCTTCCTGATGTTGTTCTGTATGATAA TTCAGATGGGCGTTTTGAGGGGACTGTCACCAAAGCTgttgttaagtatgatggaacTATATCATGGACACCACCAGCCAACTACAAGTCAGCCTGCACCATTGATGTCACCTTCTTCCCATTTGACCTCCAGAACTGTTCCATGAAGTTTGGTTCCTGGACGTATGATGGCTCCCAG GTGGACATCATTCTGGAGGATTTCCATGTGGACAAGCAGGACTATTTTGACAACGGTGAATGGGAGATAGTAAAGGCCACAGGCAGCCGTGGTCTGAGGACAGATGGCAGCTCTTCCTACCCCACCATCACCTACTTCTTCATCATTCGCAGGTTGCCTCTTTTCTACaccctcttcctcatcatcccCTGCATTGGCCTGTCCTTCCTCACCATCCTTGTCTTCTACCTGCCATCCAATGGTGGCGAGAAGATCTCTCTCTGTACCTCGGTGCTTGTGTCGCTCACCGTTTTCCTCCTGGTCATCGAGGAGATTATCCCGTCCTCCTCAAAAGCTATCCCCCTCATCGGGGAGTACCTGGTCTTCACCATGATCTTTGTCACGCTCTCCATCATTATCACCGTCTTTGCCATCAACATCCACCACCGCTCTTCTTCTACACATCATGGCATGGCACCATGGGTAAGGAAGATTTTCCTGCATCGACTGCCTAAGCTGCTGTGCATGCGCAGTCATGTGGATCGTTATGCCACAACTGGAGTGGCCAGGGCTGGACAAGTACCAGGACTGGGTATGATGAAGGACTCAGCACCTGAACTGACCCCCCTACTCTACACAAGACGTCACTTACAAGCAGCTTTGGATTCAATTCGCTACATAACCATGCATGTAGTTAAAGAAAATGAGGTCAGAGAG GTGGTACAAGACTGGAAGTTTGTAGCCCAGGTTCTGGATCGCATGTTTTTGTGGGCCTTTCTCCTGGTGTCAATCCTGGGCTCTGCTCTTCTCTTTATTCCAGTTATTTACAAATGGGCCAACATTATCGTCCCTAACCATGCTGGAAGTACCCTCTAA
- the LOC121180096 gene encoding UDP-glucuronosyltransferase 2C1-like, which produces MLPDGNTKTILLLLAVVILTLRVCHGGRILIVPLEGSHWVNMDIMVKALHSQGHSVDVVRTNQSWYIKDDSPHYKTITVPVAEAFNHDFINPILKQIISIERGESSVMSFASLQVEMFSAMFNMHRIMCKMATVMFKDKDLMNSLKERNYDLVLTDPAWGAGILLAHALKLPLVYNVRWITSGEGHLAIAPSPLSYIPMTGTGLSDKMSFIQRVKNLLFYLIWQGQNGFLIAPQYQAVCHEFFGPDVRYNDLLQGADLWLMRADFVFEFPRPTMPNVVYIGGFQCKPSEPLPEHLEDFVQSSGEHGVILMSLGTFVNELPADMTNEIAAAFAKLPQKVIWRHKGDRPTTLGNNTLVVDWMPQNDLLGHPKIKLFVAHGGTNGIQEAIYHGVPVVGLPVFFDQYDNLLRLKERGGAKILTLATVDKGNNFLEAVQEVLNKPSYRANMQRLSRLHRDQPMKPLDTALFWIEFVMRHKGAAHLRTEAYRLPWYSYYSVDVVLFFLATVAVITFLPLVFFLLINARPRRGEKRKTNKK; this is translated from the coding sequence ATGTTGCCTGatggaaatacaaaaacaattcTTCTCCTTTTAGCCGTTGTGATCTTGACATTGAGAGTATGTCACGGGGGCAGGATTTTGATTGTTCCTTTAGAGGGAAGCCACTGGGTGAACATGGATATCATGGTTAAAGCTCTCCACTCTCAAGGACACTCTGTTGATGTGGTACGAACCAATCAAAGCTGGTACATCAAGGATGACTCTCCACACTACAAGACAATCACAGTTCCTGTCGCTGAAGCTTTTAATCATGACTTTATTAACCCGATCCTGAAACAGATCATTAGCATAGAACGGGGGGAGAGCTCTGTAATGAGCTTTGCAAGTTTGCAGGTTGAGATGTTTAGTGCGATGTTTAACATGCATAGAATAATGTGCAAAATGGCTACTGTTATGTTTAAAGATAAAGACTTGATGAATAGTTTAAAGGAGAGAAACTATGACCTGGTCCTTACTGACCCGGCATGGGGTGCAGGTATATTGTTGGCTCATGCTTTAAAGCTACCTCTGGTCTATAATGTGCGGTGGATAACTAGTGGAGAGGGACACTTGGCCATTGCACCCTCTCCTTTATCTTATATCCCAATGACTGGCACAGGGCTGTCAGACAAAATGAGTTTTATACAGAGGGTCAAAAATCTACTTTTCTATCTCATTTGGCAAGGTCAGAACGGATTTTTAATTGCCCCTCAGTATCAAGCTGTTTGTCATGAGTTCTTTGGCCCAGATGTCAGATACAATGACTTATTACAAGGAGCAGACCTGTGGCTCATGAGAGCCGACTTTGTATTTGAGTTTCCTCGACCCACAATGCCTAATGTTGTTTATATAGGAGGGTTTCAATGTAAACCTTCCGAACCACTTCCTGAACACTTGGAGGATTTTGTGCAGAGCTCTGGAGAACATGGAGTCATCCTCATGTCTCTGGGGACTTTTGTAAACGAACTTCCTGCTGATATGACAAATGAGATCGCTGCAGCTTTTGCCAAATTACCTCAGAAAGTCATCTGGAGGCACAAAGGTGACAGACCAACCACTCTGGGAAACAACACTTTAGTAGTTGACTGGATGCCACAGAATGACCTCCTGGGACACCCAAAGATTAAGCTATTTGTAGCTCATGGGGGAACAAATGGTATTCAAGAAGCTATTTATCACGGAGTCCCAGTTGTGGGTCTACCCGTGTTTTTTGACCAGTACGACAACCTGCTGAGgctaaaagagagaggaggggctAAGATTCTTACATTGGCCACAGTGGACAAAGGAAACAACTTCCTGGAGGCTGTACAGGAAGTCCTGAACAAGCCCTCCTATAGGGCAAACATGCAGAGACTCTCCCGGCTGCACAGAGATCAGCCAATGAAGCCACTGGACACCGCCCTCTTCTGGATAGAGTTTGTCATGAGACACAAAGGTGCAGCTCACCTGAGAACAGAGGCCTATAGACTGCCCTGGTATTCCTACTACTCTGTAgatgttgttctgtttttcctggCTACTGTTGCAGTGATTACTTTTCTCCCCCTTGTATTTTTCCTCTTGATAAATGCAAGAccaagaagaggagagaaaagaaaaacaaataaaaaatga